The Bos javanicus breed banteng chromosome 18, ARS-OSU_banteng_1.0, whole genome shotgun sequence genome has a segment encoding these proteins:
- the FAM187B gene encoding protein FAM187B isoform X1, with product MDDLTKSRVGPSPLSQSQSTMLTTLWLLLCFALPVHESPFPISCPNHKHCQLALLSNNDIILHCNAPGAQWQFLTPLKTTWANNSTTNLNMVTMLNGNLLIKNPLPSHTGIYNCNDKDGKKVMRYEIDFQDVVTLHITHKDLDQKPLQNESLSLSSKQFVFTHWEPWQDCNRCGEPGERKRLGYCYIQESLENPMPCWLYLGDEKLWSSRLRPEMQVETCHIPCTLIDAKYVIFDNFQLRNKVGSAWLTCPLGSIYRPVLWEANNFSLTWKDQLSGKSISTIMDSSNGGSWLQVFQSAIYRCFVQQELMAQFNSKVSVDPLKFLVPEKSKQQPEAEKTRKENASSVLKGLNVMMLVGTVLTVLGCLFKQFRFSQSRKRNKMFLVK from the exons ATGGATGACCTCACAAAGTCCAGGGTGGGGCCCAGCCCACTTTCACAGTCGCAGTCCACCATGCTGACCACCCTGTGGCTGTTGCTCTGCTTTGCTCTCCCGGTTCACGAGTCGCCCTTTCCTATCAGCTGTCCTAATCACAAGCATTGTCAACTGGCCCTGCTCTCAAACAATGATATCATCCTGCACTGCAATGCCCCTGGGGCACAGTGGCAATTCTTGACGCCACTCAAGACCACCTGGGCCAACAATTCCACTACTAATCTCAACATGGTAACAATGCTCAATGGCAACCTTCTCATTAAAAATCCACTACCCTCCCATACAGGCATTTATAACTGCAACGACAAGGATGGCAAGAAAGTGATGCGGTATGAAATTGACTTCCAAGATGTCGTCACCCTACATATTACACACAAAGATCTGGACCAAAAGCCCTTGCAGAATGAGAGCCTGAGTCTGAGTAGCAAGCAGTTCGTCTTCACCCACTGGGAGCCCTGGCAAGACTGTAACCGCTGCGGGGAGCCAGGTGAACGCAAACGCCTGGGGTACTGCTACATCCAAGAGTCCCTGGAAAACCCAATGCCCTGCTGGCTCTATCTGGGAGATGAGAAGTTGTGGTCCAGCCGCTTGAGGCCTGAGATGCAGGTGGAGACCTGCCACATCCCGTGTACACTCATAGATGCGAAATATGTCATTTTTGACAACTTCCAGCTTAGAAACAAAGTGGGATCTGCGTGGCTCACCTGCCCCTTAGGATCTATCTACAG GCCCGTATTGTGGGAAGCCAACAACTTCTCCTTGACGTGGAAGGACCAGCTCTCCGGCAAGAGCATCAGCACCATCATGGACTCCTCCAATGGCGGCAGCTGGCTGCAGGTCTTCCAGTCGGCCATTTATAGGTGCTTCGTGCAGCAAGAGCTCATGGCTCAATTCAACTCCAAGGTCAGTGTGGATCCACTGAAGTTTCTGGTCCCAGAAAAGTCCAAACAACAACCAGAGGCAGAGAAGACCCGGAAAGAAAACGCCAGCTCTGTCCTTAAGGGGCTGAACGTGATGATGCTCGTGGGCACGGTCTTAACTGTGCTGGGGTGCCTGTTCAAACAATTCCGCTTTTCCCAGAGCCGGAAGAGAAACAAGATGTTCCTGGTGAAATAA